DNA sequence from the Peptoniphilus sp. GNH genome:
TTAATACAAAATTTTTGAACGATAGCTATTCCTTCAACTCAAGTCAATCAAATAATTATTTACTAGATAACTTAAATTGCTCTTCTTTCTTATCAAAACTTAGTAAATAGTCTTTTCCTCTTTCAACATTAAGCTCCACTTTTGCAGGTCCCCATGTTGTAGTAACATTTTTATGTAACACTCCTGGTCTAGTATATGTGTAAGTTACTTCTAAAACAATATCTCCTGGATCTGCACAAACTATATATTTTGCTTTTTCATTAAAAATAGCAGCTTCACCACTGATTACTCTAGCATATAATTGTTTTTGAGTGATTACATTATTTCCGGAAGAAAGCTCAATTTTCACCGCATTAGGATGTACAGCTAACCATTTAGTCAAGGCATTTTTGTTCATTTTAATTGACACAAACGAAAAAACAGCCACTAATATAAAGATTGCAATCACAACATAAGCATATACTCCCATTGAAAAAAATGCTTCTAAATATTTCTCCATTTTCATCCTCCTTTTTAATTATTTTTATTAACATCATTTAATTTAATTGTTTTGCTTTTTACTCCAACCACTCCTAAATCTTCAATAAGTTCATTATATTTTCTTTTTCCTAGCGAAGATAAATCAAACATTTCCTTATTACCATCTTCTGTATAAAGATATAAGAAAAACGAGTCGTTGTTTCTTTGTTCTGAAGAAATATGAACTTCATTTAGATTATAGTTAAATTCCTTTTTTCCATCGTTTATTAATAAACCATTTCCATTTATAATTATTTTAGTTCTCAATTGCCTAAATATACTTATTACAACCAAAATAATGATGATAGAAGATATAATAATTGCAACTTTATATCCTCCAATTACTCCGGAAATTAAAAATGCAACAAACACTCCAAAAATCATTATTATTAAATTATAAATAAACGCAACTAGGCTTCTTCTATATATTTTCTCCAAAATTAACCGTCCTTAAAGTACATTAATGATACTAATGTATATCTAATTTTAAGCACAAAATTACGTATAAATTATATATCTTTGTATACAAAATGTCAATCTTATTTTTTCACCATGCGCGCAATATTTATTCATATTTCTTCACTCAAAAATTCGTTTAGTATCATACTATTATTTTAATTTTAGGAGTGTAGCTCCCATGTATCAGTGTTTAGCTGATATGCTCTCTGCAAGAGCCTTCGGAGAACGCACACACCCTTTAGGGTGTATAATTGCGCCCTTAGAAAATCTAAGGGAGATTTGATTATTTTATTTTTCTTAATTTGCTCTCATTATTCTTAGTGTTTCTTTAAATTCTTTTGTCTTTGTTGCTTCTTCTAGTGGGATTTTTATTTCTTCATCTGTTAGTTCTTCTGCATTTTCTATAAGGCTTTCTAAGATTGCTCCTCTTGTTATGAGCCTATGAGTTCTTTCTTTTCTTCTTTTTATTATGTCTTGTTTTAATATCTTCTTTTCTTGATTTTTTAGTTGCCTTAATCTTTCTTCTTTATCATCAATTTTATCTTTTATTTCTTTTGATTCTTGTCTTATCTGATCTAATTTTTTCATACTTATATCCTTTCCTACAATAAAAAAGACGACTAGATTTTTATTTTTCTAATCGTCTTTTTTCTAAATGTTATACATTTCTATATTACATTTTAGTTTTACGTTTTCTATATATCTTTCCATGTAATCCCAATCTGGAATGTTATAACTTTTTGTTTATCTTTTTTATCATATTTTTCTCACAAAGATAAAAGATGTAGGCTATTAGTAGATAAATTCTTCTGCCATTTTTATTTATATTATTAGAGCCCCACTCAATTTTAAAGCCCATTTCAGTGATTTTTTTCAAGCCTCTTGTAAATTATCAACCCTACATGATATGTGACTCAATTTTAACATTTATTTTATCTCCTTATTATATTTTCCAATTTTCTACTTTACCCCTGATTCTCATAAAACTTCTATATAGTCCCTCTTCTTCTATTAAATCTCTGTGTTTTCCTCTTTGAACAATTTCCCCATCGTCCAATACAAGTATTTGGTCTGCATCCTCTATTGTTACAATTCTATGGGCAATAATAATTACAGTTTTTCCTTTACTTAAATTAGATATGGCTCTTTGTATTAAATATTCATTTTCTGGATCTATGCTAGATGTCGCTTCATCTAATATCATACGCCTTTATCTTATATGAATTTGCATGTATAGATATTTGTATAGGAATGGTTCTTGTCTTGTTTTTAAGATATGCTCACATTCATTAGATTGAAGTTTCTTTCGTTTATATTTCACTCTAACCCATCTTCATACAACTGTTCATGGCTTCTATCTATTTCTGATAATTGGTTCTTTTTAAGCTACAGCCCCTTAAAACAAATAGCCAAGAAGTTGAATTGAACATTACAAGTTATGAATTTTTAGTTAAACCAAAACGGTCAGTAAATATGCCAAAATTAGGCTCACGAAAAAGAAGATTATAATTTTTGCAATCTGACTTTTCCCATTAAAACCAAAATTATCATAACCCTTAGCACCAACCGTCTCTGGGTAAACTTTAGTCGGCAATTTTAACTTGGTAAGCATGAGATAATCAAAAAAGATAATATCAAAAAGCTTATATCCTTCAAATAGTATTAAAAATCTAACAAAGGCTTGCTGAAAAGTTAAACTAAATTTTACTGTATCAACAATTGCCCAGCCTAGAACAGCTGCAATGGCTAGCAATCCAAGTATCATGATAAGTCCGCCGATTATATTGACCCAAATCGGTTTATCTGGCAACTTACTCATCATAACTTTGATATCATCAGGTGCGCCGAAATGCTTCGAGCCAAATTTCGGTATAATAAGTATAAAATTCACCATCATAATTGATGCTGTTAAGCAGATGATTGTTAACATACCAAGTGTTTTCATCAATTTAGTTT
Encoded proteins:
- a CDS encoding DUF3847 domain-containing protein produces the protein MKKLDQIRQESKEIKDKIDDKEERLRQLKNQEKKILKQDIIKRRKERTHRLITRGAILESLIENAEELTDEEIKIPLEEATKTKEFKETLRIMRAN